Proteins from a genomic interval of Rhizobium rhododendri:
- a CDS encoding HD-GYP domain-containing protein yields the protein MFVEAVEGVWLNAPSLARRFMVYNENEANVLRTSKVSAVFINTALGLDMGRPDCESEAAISASVVVTHNLTTKAMSSRYLRELRSALKTLNETTTLLQNVFENARDSGDVKYEDVATIVSKIATSMERNPSILVGISRLKAKDDITYIHSIAVSALMIRFARYLKLPEDKVHVLGVSGLVHDIGKIKIPTEILSKPASLTDTEMSLMRDHPSIGHKMLSRQSSMPDLVLDVCLHHHERIDGTGYPLGLSGKQISLEARMATICDVYDAVTSVRPYRAPWLASEAASWMLEKTGYFDRRLLLLFLHGAMRT from the coding sequence ATGTTTGTTGAAGCTGTAGAAGGCGTATGGCTGAATGCGCCATCTTTGGCACGTCGTTTCATGGTCTATAATGAAAATGAGGCTAACGTTCTTAGAACGAGCAAAGTGAGCGCAGTTTTTATCAATACCGCGTTGGGCTTGGACATGGGCCGCCCCGACTGCGAATCAGAGGCGGCGATCTCCGCCTCCGTTGTGGTGACACACAATTTGACCACCAAAGCGATGAGTTCTCGCTACCTTAGAGAGCTACGATCGGCGTTAAAGACACTCAATGAAACCACAACACTTCTGCAGAACGTCTTCGAAAACGCAAGAGATAGCGGCGACGTAAAATACGAAGATGTGGCTACGATCGTGAGCAAGATTGCAACGTCGATGGAGCGGAATCCCTCGATCTTGGTCGGTATTTCGAGGCTAAAGGCTAAAGATGACATAACATATATTCACTCGATCGCCGTTTCTGCATTGATGATAAGGTTCGCCCGCTACCTCAAGCTCCCTGAGGACAAGGTTCATGTTTTGGGCGTGAGTGGTCTGGTCCACGATATAGGAAAGATAAAGATACCGACTGAAATTCTTAGTAAGCCAGCGTCTTTGACCGATACGGAAATGAGCTTGATGCGAGACCATCCTTCTATCGGACATAAGATGCTTTCGCGACAAAGCAGCATGCCGGATTTAGTTCTCGATGTTTGCTTACACCATCATGAGCGGATAGACGGTACAGGCTACCCTTTGGGGTTAAGTGGGAAGCAAATCAGCCTTGAAGCTCGGATGGCGACAATCTGCGACGTCTACGATGCCGTCACCTCAGTAAGACCATACAGAGCTCCATGGTTAGCTTCTGAGGCAGCATCATGGATGCTGGAAAAGACTGGTTATTTTGACCGAAGGCTCCTATTGCTGTTTCTACATGGGGCAATGCGCACCTAG
- a CDS encoding CocE/NonD family hydrolase → MKAGTIRREGAKPLPVDIVFERDVAMKLRDGTTIYTDIFRPVGDQKVPAIFSWSPYGKELGGQWLDDLPSRQGVALSLVSELQRFEGADPAYWCQHGYAVVNPDPRGALMSQGNINYWGRQLAEDGYDFIEWTAEQPWCSGKVVMSGNSWLAVSQWFTAAERPPHLVAIAPWEGLVEQSPAPGIPVSMVFGEIIAQSLAGTGYIEDQSRNLLDNPFMNAYWHDRRARVERIDVPAYIVASYTNMAHTVGTFDAWRHIGTSKKWLRIHNTQEWTDYYDPAHVEDLRRFFDHYAKAIDNGWPSTPVIRMAVLDPGGEDIVDRAETSFPPDRAVKKKLFLQRDTLALEPMASENSVSHDADGGLTKFVFEFDRDTEISGYMTLRIWVEAQGSDDMDIAVSVRKRPSLVKRLKELLPGPPDGNACSGLLRVSYRELDPERSTDVNPILAMHRELRLTPNEVVQVVVALSPMAMIFHKGEQMELAISGFRFPPFIPLAFGEAEIPFPVDGLTFPPSRPTEIKHFHGKKEERATRLAPPVPPTRNKGNHILHVGGRYDSHLSFFEVPQA, encoded by the coding sequence TTGAAGGCTGGGACCATCCGTCGTGAAGGCGCGAAGCCATTGCCCGTTGACATCGTCTTTGAACGGGACGTGGCGATGAAGCTTCGTGACGGTACGACGATTTATACTGATATCTTTCGGCCCGTCGGCGATCAAAAAGTACCAGCAATCTTTAGTTGGAGCCCTTATGGCAAAGAACTCGGCGGCCAGTGGCTTGATGATCTTCCGAGTCGCCAAGGTGTCGCGTTGAGCCTTGTCTCCGAGCTGCAGAGGTTCGAAGGAGCTGACCCTGCCTATTGGTGCCAGCATGGATACGCCGTCGTAAATCCTGATCCCCGTGGCGCTTTAATGTCGCAAGGAAACATCAACTATTGGGGCCGCCAACTTGCAGAAGACGGTTACGATTTCATCGAATGGACTGCAGAGCAACCCTGGTGTAGCGGCAAAGTGGTCATGTCGGGCAACTCCTGGCTCGCTGTGTCGCAATGGTTTACTGCTGCCGAGCGCCCGCCCCACCTTGTGGCAATTGCGCCGTGGGAGGGGCTCGTAGAGCAGAGCCCTGCGCCCGGCATACCGGTGTCGATGGTGTTCGGCGAGATTATTGCCCAGTCGCTTGCAGGCACTGGGTACATTGAAGATCAAAGCCGAAACCTGCTCGACAATCCGTTCATGAATGCGTACTGGCACGACCGGCGAGCCAGGGTCGAGCGGATCGACGTACCAGCATATATTGTCGCCAGCTACACCAATATGGCACATACTGTCGGCACGTTCGACGCCTGGCGACATATTGGAACGTCGAAGAAATGGCTGAGGATCCATAATACTCAGGAATGGACAGACTATTACGATCCCGCACATGTCGAGGATCTGCGCCGCTTTTTTGATCACTACGCAAAAGCTATCGATAACGGCTGGCCGTCAACACCGGTCATTCGGATGGCTGTGCTCGACCCAGGGGGAGAGGACATCGTCGATCGGGCAGAGACAAGCTTCCCACCGGACAGAGCCGTGAAGAAAAAACTGTTTCTCCAGCGCGATACGCTGGCGCTTGAGCCCATGGCATCCGAGAATTCCGTCTCCCACGATGCTGATGGCGGCCTTACGAAATTCGTTTTCGAATTCGATCGGGACACGGAAATCAGCGGCTACATGACGCTGCGGATTTGGGTGGAAGCTCAGGGGTCTGATGACATGGATATCGCGGTTTCAGTGCGCAAACGTCCATCTTTGGTGAAGCGGCTGAAAGAATTGCTTCCAGGCCCCCCGGACGGCAACGCCTGCTCAGGCCTTTTGAGGGTTAGCTACCGTGAACTCGACCCAGAACGATCGACCGATGTTAATCCAATACTGGCAATGCATCGCGAATTGAGACTTACTCCCAATGAGGTGGTTCAAGTTGTAGTTGCCCTATCTCCGATGGCGATGATTTTTCACAAAGGAGAACAAATGGAGCTTGCCATTTCCGGTTTCCGGTTTCCACCTTTCATCCCGTTGGCGTTCGGAGAAGCTGAAATACCGTTCCCGGTAGATGGCTTGACTTTCCCGCCCTCCCGTCCGACCGAAATCAAACATTTTCACGGTAAAAAGGAAGAGCGTGCAACAAGGCTGGCTCCCCCAGTTCCTCCAACTCGCAACAAGGGAAATCACATACTTCACGTTGGCGGACGGTATGATAGCCATCTCTCATTTTTTGAAGTGCCTCAAGCGTGA
- a CDS encoding MarR family winged helix-turn-helix transcriptional regulator, translating into MQELMGDEKNSEFSPPLGYLLRQAAAAHRLKMDRALADLGITPPQLLVMTLIANNPGSSNADIARLASLTTPTVTVILKNLAVRGVFHTKRHRIDKRIKLLQLSKDGEVILAECRKRAVIVEKELESQLVPADINVIKKWLQSASDAEPLSDC; encoded by the coding sequence TTGCAGGAGTTAATGGGAGATGAAAAGAATTCAGAATTCTCGCCGCCCCTTGGCTATCTATTGCGACAGGCCGCGGCGGCTCATCGACTAAAAATGGATCGCGCGCTTGCCGACCTCGGGATCACACCGCCGCAACTACTTGTAATGACGCTAATTGCCAACAACCCCGGCAGCTCTAACGCCGACATTGCTCGGCTAGCGTCACTGACGACACCGACCGTGACCGTTATCCTCAAAAATCTTGCCGTTCGAGGAGTGTTTCATACGAAAAGACATCGAATTGACAAGCGCATCAAATTGCTACAATTGAGCAAGGACGGCGAAGTCATTTTGGCGGAATGTCGAAAGCGAGCCGTGATTGTCGAAAAAGAATTAGAGTCGCAGTTGGTGCCTGCTGACATCAACGTAATTAAGAAGTGGCTACAATCGGCTTCGGACGCGGAGCCACTGAGCGATTGCTAA
- a CDS encoding response regulator gives MSIAERVKVLIVDDQFTSRVLLGDALQQLGFQQITVAVDGEQGARIMAQQPHHLVISDFNMPKMDGLGLLAAVRNNPRTKKAAFLMLTSQGDRALVMKAAALGANNVLAKPFTIERMKAAIEAVFGPINL, from the coding sequence ATGTCCATTGCGGAAAGAGTGAAGGTCTTGATAGTCGATGATCAATTCACCAGCCGTGTTTTGCTGGGCGATGCCCTGCAACAACTGGGCTTTCAACAAATCACCGTAGCGGTTGATGGCGAGCAAGGTGCAAGAATTATGGCGCAGCAGCCGCACCATTTGGTAATTTCAGATTTCAACATGCCAAAAATGGATGGCCTAGGGCTCCTAGCGGCGGTTCGCAATAATCCTCGCACCAAAAAAGCCGCCTTTCTCATGCTCACTTCACAAGGTGACCGAGCGCTCGTTATGAAAGCAGCCGCACTCGGCGCCAATAACGTCCTTGCTAAACCCTTTACAATCGAAAGGATGAAAGCAGCGATCGAAGCGGTTTTTGGACCAATCAACTTATAA
- a CDS encoding helix-turn-helix transcriptional regulator produces the protein MNKVASSVLSFVNRDAGEVAEFFARRYSPCHVEPDHLDGTIHMKGVFGRLPGIDFNTTEFKAGFEIAIENKAPSFFFMFPASGDVQIRAGRYPLETNANFATASFGESIQSIRFCSGLRNSTLSVDRVLIIERLSLLLDRPITAAVTFESVVDRGSGKIHSIAAINAFLSESAFGSMIDQTPIAAKQMSNAIVDLVLEAWPHNFSDSLSQPYVTVAPRHVRRAIEYMRECPHQEHTVDQLANICGVSLRGLQYGFRQFVGMTISQYERQLRLDGARRSLMADPTLSVKEVARLWHFTNVHRFSSEFQSAFGVTPLQLKSKL, from the coding sequence ATGAACAAAGTGGCATCTTCCGTCCTGTCGTTCGTTAACCGCGACGCAGGGGAAGTCGCAGAGTTTTTTGCCAGGAGGTATTCTCCATGCCATGTCGAGCCCGATCACCTCGACGGAACCATTCACATGAAAGGGGTCTTCGGACGGCTGCCGGGCATCGATTTCAATACCACCGAATTCAAGGCCGGCTTCGAAATTGCCATAGAGAATAAGGCGCCGTCGTTTTTTTTCATGTTTCCTGCCTCCGGCGATGTTCAAATCCGAGCGGGAAGATATCCTCTCGAAACCAACGCCAACTTCGCAACCGCATCGTTTGGAGAGTCAATCCAGAGCATAAGATTTTGTTCGGGATTACGGAATTCCACGCTATCTGTTGACCGAGTACTGATCATCGAGCGCCTGTCCCTGCTTCTGGACCGACCGATAACCGCTGCCGTGACATTTGAATCTGTTGTGGATAGAGGCAGCGGCAAAATCCACAGCATCGCGGCAATCAATGCGTTCCTGTCAGAAAGCGCGTTCGGATCCATGATAGACCAGACACCAATTGCTGCAAAGCAGATGTCGAATGCCATCGTCGATCTTGTGCTTGAGGCTTGGCCACACAATTTTTCGGACAGTCTCTCGCAACCCTACGTAACTGTAGCGCCCCGGCACGTAAGGCGCGCTATCGAATACATGAGAGAATGCCCACATCAGGAACACACAGTCGACCAGTTAGCAAATATTTGTGGTGTTAGTCTACGCGGTCTGCAATATGGTTTTCGGCAGTTCGTTGGCATGACGATCAGTCAGTATGAAAGGCAACTAAGGTTGGACGGCGCGCGGCGGTCGCTGATGGCTGATCCCACTCTGTCTGTCAAAGAGGTCGCTCGACTTTGGCATTTTACAAATGTTCATAGGTTTAGCTCCGAATTTCAGAGTGCTTTCGGGGTGACGCCGCTTCAATTGAAAAGCAAATTGTGA